One genomic region from Spirulina subsalsa PCC 9445 encodes:
- the sufD gene encoding Fe-S cluster assembly protein SufD, whose translation MSVQLSPSPTVLVSEAMTHDEYLGALLRQSEGQQIRIHAEIVGWLQELRQRAAYDAAQQRMPTRQDEEWRFTDLSELLATPFVKAQTVVPQQSAIAPLTLKEAAQSRLVFVNGLYSPEHSDVSALPEGVFVGNLAQLPLEDTYEAIKYIAHHEGEQEVFTALNSTGFPDVAVIWAKANVIVETPIHLVFVTSVEEHPTFCLPRGLIVAEKGASLTVLEQYSVTAEDCSDRPTQHPYFTNSVMEVFVEENARVNHTLLQRESGDAFHICKTAVAQSRNSHYTCNTLHLGAKLSRHNLDVWQKGEHTETYLNGLTLIGRDQISDTHSGVWLNYPHGTTNHLHKCIVDQKAHAIFSGKVTVPQKAQETNAAQLNRNLLLSPKARVDTKPQLQITADNVKCTHGATISQIDADELFYLQSRGINADSARNLLLDAFAAEILDRLPLPSLRKMVAQCVSCRTYE comes from the coding sequence ATGTCTGTTCAATTGTCTCCCAGTCCGACTGTTTTAGTCAGTGAAGCTATGACGCACGATGAGTATTTAGGCGCTTTGTTACGACAAAGTGAAGGGCAACAAATCCGAATTCATGCGGAAATTGTAGGCTGGTTGCAGGAATTGCGCCAGAGGGCGGCTTATGATGCGGCACAGCAACGAATGCCGACGCGCCAAGATGAGGAATGGCGCTTTACGGATTTGTCGGAGTTGTTGGCGACTCCGTTTGTGAAGGCTCAGACGGTGGTTCCTCAACAAAGTGCGATCGCACCCCTTACCCTAAAAGAAGCGGCCCAGAGTCGTCTGGTGTTCGTTAATGGTTTATATTCGCCGGAACATTCCGACGTTTCGGCTTTACCAGAGGGGGTTTTTGTGGGGAATTTAGCCCAATTGCCCCTGGAAGATACCTATGAGGCTATTAAGTACATTGCCCATCATGAGGGGGAGCAGGAAGTGTTTACTGCCCTCAACAGTACAGGATTCCCCGATGTGGCGGTGATTTGGGCGAAAGCCAATGTAATTGTAGAAACGCCCATTCATCTGGTTTTTGTCACCAGTGTAGAAGAACATCCCACCTTTTGCTTACCGAGGGGTTTAATTGTGGCCGAAAAAGGGGCGAGTTTGACGGTATTAGAGCAGTATAGCGTCACGGCCGAAGATTGTAGCGATCGCCCCACCCAACACCCCTACTTCACCAACAGCGTGATGGAGGTATTTGTCGAAGAAAATGCCCGGGTGAATCATACCCTCCTGCAACGGGAATCGGGGGATGCTTTCCATATTTGTAAAACCGCCGTGGCTCAAAGTCGCAATAGCCATTACACCTGTAACACCTTACATCTGGGGGCGAAACTCTCTCGCCATAACTTAGATGTTTGGCAAAAAGGAGAACACACCGAAACCTATTTAAACGGGTTAACCTTAATTGGGCGAGATCAGATTTCTGATACTCATAGCGGGGTGTGGTTAAACTATCCTCACGGCACCACCAATCACCTCCATAAGTGCATTGTAGACCAGAAAGCCCATGCTATTTTTAGCGGCAAAGTAACGGTTCCCCAAAAGGCACAAGAAACCAATGCCGCCCAACTCAATCGCAATTTATTATTGTCTCCTAAAGCGCGAGTGGACACCAAACCCCAGTTACAAATCACGGCCGATAATGTGAAATGTACTCACGGCGCAACTATTAGTCAAATTGATGCCGATGAGCTATTTTATTTACAAAGTCGGGGCATTAATGCCGACAGTGCGCGGAATTTACTCCTTGATGCTTTTGCGGCGGAAATTTTAGATCGTTTGCCCTTGCCGTCATTGCGGAAAATGGTCGCTCAATGTGTTTCTTGTCGCACCTATGAGTAG
- a CDS encoding DUF3326 domain-containing protein, with translation MTQTEKLAHLVPNFDKKFVKQQHPLTAVLIVPTGVGASIGGYAGDALPVARAMAEICDRLITHPNVLNGAQLYWSSPHLFYVEGYGLDQFAQGHWGLQPVHQNRVGLILDSGIEPDLQLRHIQAAEATKATLGLPVTDYILTDAPLGVELRTAPSGASWGTLARPDSLLRAAEQLIHQSRVNAIAVVARFPDDLESTALQNYRHGSGVDPLAGAEAVISHLIVRQFKIPCAHAPALSPLPLDPQLSPRAAAEELGYTFLPCVLVGLARAPQFVTAGQNRTPEQIWADHVDAIVVPANACGGGATLALSHTLVIAVGANETRMQVPPEPLGIKAIRVNSYLEALGVLACYRAGIAPTALSTINDKL, from the coding sequence ATGACACAAACCGAAAAATTAGCCCATCTTGTACCGAATTTTGATAAAAAGTTTGTGAAACAACAACATCCATTAACGGCGGTTTTAATTGTACCAACTGGAGTCGGTGCATCGATTGGGGGCTATGCGGGGGATGCTCTACCTGTGGCGCGGGCAATGGCGGAAATTTGCGATCGCCTGATCACGCATCCCAATGTCCTCAACGGCGCACAACTCTACTGGTCTAGCCCCCATCTCTTCTATGTGGAAGGCTACGGTTTAGATCAATTTGCCCAAGGCCATTGGGGCCTGCAACCAGTTCATCAGAACCGTGTGGGCTTAATTTTAGACTCCGGCATAGAACCGGACCTGCAATTGCGCCATATTCAAGCCGCAGAAGCCACCAAAGCCACCCTAGGGCTGCCCGTGACCGATTACATCCTCACCGACGCTCCCCTAGGTGTAGAACTGCGCACAGCCCCTTCTGGTGCGAGTTGGGGAACCCTTGCCCGTCCCGACAGTCTTCTGCGGGCGGCGGAACAATTAATCCACCAAAGCCGAGTTAATGCGATCGCCGTTGTTGCCCGTTTCCCCGATGACCTCGAAAGCACCGCCCTGCAAAACTACCGCCACGGTTCAGGAGTAGACCCCCTCGCCGGAGCCGAAGCCGTCATTTCTCATCTGATTGTTCGCCAATTTAAAATCCCCTGCGCCCACGCCCCAGCCCTCTCCCCCCTGCCCCTAGACCCCCAACTCTCCCCCCGGGCAGCCGCCGAGGAGTTGGGTTATACCTTCCTGCCCTGTGTTTTAGTCGGCCTCGCCCGCGCCCCCCAATTCGTCACCGCAGGTCAAAACAGAACCCCCGAACAAATTTGGGCGGATCACGTCGATGCTATCGTAGTTCCAGCTAATGCTTGCGGGGGGGGTGCAACCCTCGCGTTGAGCCATACTCTCGTCATTGCTGTAGGGGCGAATGAGACTCGGATGCAAGTCCCCCCAGAACCGTTAGGAATTAAAGCCATTCGGGTTAACTCCTATCTAGAAGCCTTGGGCGTGTTAGCTTGTTACCGGGCTGGGATTGCTCCGACAGCCCTTTCCACGATTAATGATAAATTATAA
- a CDS encoding ABC1 kinase family protein, whose protein sequence is MVLALTQNTARQREILEIVLGNGWDYMRGILTVGKADEPQIPPPEVLRNILVELGPVYVKLGQLLSTRPDLLPPRYIEALTALQAKVPTIHWSEIEQVIRQELHRPIEEVFITINTNPIAAGSIAQIHRATLKDGQEVAMKVQRPGIETIVAQDTALIKAIAELVGATEVGRDYDVVSLAEEFTKALQAELDFTKEAQYTEELRQNLSKTRWFDPKDLVIPSIHRHLTTKKLLVMEWLEGQPILEAPIVPADYSRDGEQKRREEITTLLFRAFFQQMFVDGFFHADPHPGNIFYLKSDQVALIDCGMVGRLDPRTQQILVEVLLAIVDLDAKRCSQLTLDLSESSQLTELARLEQDYEKMLRKYYNVSLSQINFSEAFYEILQIARANKIRMPGNLGLYAKSLANLEGVARGFNPEVNLLNEFKPLMTDLFSRQLFGDNPLQTALRAALDIKALSLQSPRQFEVVLDRLSSETLQWNLRIRELSGLRRSIDDSANRLSFSIVVGSLIMGAAIISTGAHTRQLALLSDVLFTVATLFGLWLIISILRSGYWK, encoded by the coding sequence ATGGTTCTTGCACTGACACAAAACACCGCACGACAACGGGAAATCCTAGAAATTGTGCTAGGCAATGGTTGGGACTATATGCGCGGGATTTTAACCGTCGGGAAAGCCGATGAACCGCAAATTCCCCCTCCAGAAGTGCTACGCAATATTTTGGTCGAACTTGGACCGGTTTATGTCAAGCTCGGACAACTGCTCAGTACCCGTCCTGACCTACTCCCCCCTCGTTATATTGAAGCCCTCACGGCACTACAAGCCAAAGTCCCCACCATTCACTGGTCGGAAATTGAACAGGTCATCCGTCAGGAATTACATCGACCCATTGAAGAGGTCTTTATTACCATCAATACCAATCCCATCGCCGCCGGTTCCATTGCCCAAATTCATCGCGCTACACTCAAAGATGGTCAAGAAGTGGCGATGAAAGTCCAGCGACCGGGCATTGAGACGATTGTGGCTCAAGATACGGCCTTGATCAAGGCGATCGCGGAATTAGTCGGGGCCACCGAGGTAGGACGGGATTATGATGTCGTCTCCCTCGCCGAAGAATTCACCAAAGCCCTACAAGCTGAACTAGATTTTACCAAAGAAGCCCAATATACCGAAGAATTGCGCCAAAACCTCTCAAAAACGCGCTGGTTCGACCCGAAAGACCTCGTAATCCCCAGTATTCACCGCCATCTCACCACAAAAAAACTCCTCGTGATGGAATGGCTAGAAGGTCAACCCATTCTAGAAGCCCCCATCGTCCCCGCCGATTATAGCCGAGACGGAGAACAGAAGCGACGAGAAGAGATCACCACCCTGTTATTCCGGGCTTTTTTCCAGCAGATGTTTGTGGATGGCTTTTTTCATGCCGACCCTCACCCCGGCAACATTTTTTACTTGAAAAGTGATCAAGTTGCTCTCATTGACTGCGGTATGGTCGGCCGTTTAGACCCCCGCACCCAGCAAATTCTGGTCGAAGTTTTATTAGCTATTGTGGATCTTGATGCCAAACGATGCAGTCAACTCACCCTAGACCTCTCAGAATCTAGCCAATTGACGGAACTTGCTCGACTCGAACAAGATTATGAAAAAATGCTGCGTAAGTATTATAACGTCAGCTTGTCCCAAATCAATTTCAGTGAGGCCTTTTATGAGATTTTGCAGATTGCTCGGGCGAATAAGATCAGAATGCCGGGAAATTTAGGCCTCTATGCCAAAAGTCTAGCGAATTTGGAAGGAGTTGCCCGAGGATTTAACCCTGAAGTCAATTTATTGAATGAATTCAAGCCCCTTATGACGGATTTATTTAGTCGTCAACTGTTTGGGGACAATCCCTTGCAAACAGCTTTAAGAGCCGCTTTAGATATCAAGGCGTTATCGTTACAAAGTCCCCGACAATTTGAAGTGGTTTTAGATCGTCTAAGTTCAGAAACACTCCAATGGAATCTAAGAATTCGTGAATTGTCCGGGTTACGTCGCAGCATTGATGATTCAGCCAATCGTCTTTCTTTTAGTATTGTGGTGGGGTCTTTAATTATGGGCGCAGCGATCATTTCTACGGGCGCTCATACCCGTCAGTTAGCGTTACTGAGTGATGTGTTATTCACGGTGGCCACTTTGTTCGGGTTATGGTTAATTATTAGTATTTTGCGTTCGGGCTATTGGAAGTAA
- a CDS encoding phage holin family protein yields the protein MGGIIAFLVTALVTAFSLLIIARLPFGVEIESTEKAITAGLVLGLLNGLIRPILAFLTFPITLLTLGLFTLILNALMFALAASLISGFRLRFGFWSALLGTVVVSFLNNVFLRFLDSIFPNLVG from the coding sequence ATGGGCGGCATTATTGCTTTTTTGGTGACAGCATTAGTCACCGCCTTTAGTTTATTAATTATCGCTCGGTTGCCCTTTGGGGTGGAAATCGAAAGCACAGAGAAAGCCATTACCGCAGGTCTAGTTCTAGGGCTACTCAATGGTCTGATTCGACCGATTTTAGCTTTCTTGACTTTCCCGATTACCCTCCTGACCTTGGGACTCTTTACCTTGATTCTCAATGCCTTGATGTTTGCCTTAGCGGCTAGCCTAATTAGTGGTTTCCGGCTTAGATTTGGCTTTTGGAGTGCATTGCTTGGGACAGTAGTAGTCAGTTTTCTCAACAATGTATTTTTACGATTTTTGGATTCAATTTTCCCCAACCTCGTGGGCTAA
- the sufB gene encoding Fe-S cluster assembly protein SufB, whose protein sequence is MTATSVKTLVNQPYKYGFITDIETDTIPRGLSEEVVRLISAKKNEPEFMLEFRLRAYRQWLKMSEPTWAHVGYPPIDYQNIIYYSAPKTKGEKLKSLDEVDPALLETFEKLGIPLSEQKRLSNVAVDAIFDSVSIATTFKEKLAEAGVIFCSISEAIHEHPELVKKYLGSVVPVGDNYFAALNSAVFSDGSFVYIPKGVTCPMELSTYFRINNGDTGQFERTLIVAEEGASVSYLEGCTAPMYDSNQLHAAIVELVALDNASIKYSTVQNWYAGDENGKGGIYNFVTKRGLCKGVNSKISWTQVETGSAITWKYPSCVLVGDNSVGEFYSIALTNNKQQADTGTKMVHIGKNTRSTIISKGISAGNSQNSYRGLVKMGPKAVGARNYSQCDSMLIGDCAEANTFPYIQVEHNSAKVEHEASTSKIGEDQLFYFAQRGISAEDAISMLISGFCKDVFNQLPMEFAAEADKLLSLKLEGTVG, encoded by the coding sequence ATGACTGCTACATCTGTTAAAACCTTAGTTAACCAGCCCTACAAATACGGTTTCATCACCGACATTGAGACTGACACCATCCCACGGGGGCTGAGTGAAGAAGTAGTCCGTCTCATCTCCGCCAAGAAAAACGAGCCGGAATTCATGCTGGAGTTTCGTCTGCGAGCCTATCGCCAATGGTTAAAGATGAGCGAACCCACTTGGGCGCACGTGGGCTATCCCCCCATTGATTATCAGAATATTATCTACTACTCTGCCCCAAAAACCAAAGGCGAAAAATTAAAAAGTCTGGATGAAGTCGATCCCGCCCTCCTCGAAACCTTTGAGAAACTAGGGATTCCCTTATCTGAACAGAAGCGCTTAAGTAATGTAGCCGTTGATGCCATCTTTGATAGTGTCTCAATTGCCACCACCTTTAAAGAAAAACTGGCAGAAGCGGGGGTGATTTTTTGTTCCATTTCCGAGGCCATCCATGAGCATCCCGAGTTAGTTAAAAAATACCTAGGCTCCGTGGTACCCGTGGGCGATAATTACTTTGCCGCCCTCAACTCCGCCGTGTTTAGTGATGGTTCCTTTGTGTATATTCCCAAAGGAGTCACCTGTCCTATGGAACTCTCGACCTATTTCCGCATTAATAACGGGGATACCGGGCAATTTGAACGGACGTTAATTGTGGCCGAAGAAGGGGCTTCTGTGAGCTATTTAGAAGGCTGTACCGCCCCCATGTATGACAGCAATCAACTCCATGCCGCCATCGTGGAATTAGTGGCCTTAGATAACGCCAGCATTAAATATTCTACCGTTCAAAACTGGTACGCTGGAGACGAAAACGGCAAGGGCGGAATTTATAATTTCGTCACCAAACGGGGCCTCTGTAAAGGAGTCAATTCTAAGATTTCTTGGACTCAAGTAGAAACCGGTTCCGCGATTACTTGGAAATACCCCAGTTGTGTGTTAGTTGGGGATAATTCTGTCGGGGAATTTTATTCCATTGCCCTAACCAACAACAAGCAACAAGCAGACACCGGAACTAAAATGGTGCATATTGGCAAAAACACCCGTAGCACGATTATTTCTAAGGGAATTTCCGCCGGAAACTCCCAAAATAGCTATCGGGGCTTAGTAAAAATGGGACCCAAAGCCGTGGGCGCACGGAACTATTCTCAGTGTGATTCCATGTTAATTGGGGACTGTGCCGAAGCGAATACGTTTCCCTATATCCAAGTGGAACACAATTCCGCTAAGGTGGAACATGAAGCCTCCACTTCTAAGATTGGGGAAGACCAATTATTCTATTTTGCTCAACGGGGAATTAGTGCAGAAGATGCTATTTCTATGTTGATTAGCGGTTTCTGTAAAGATGTCTTTAATCAATTGCCCATGGAATTTGCAGCAGAAGCGGATAAACTGTTGAGTCTCAAGCTAGAAGGAACTGTAGGTTAA
- the sufR gene encoding iron-sulfur cluster biosynthesis transcriptional regulator SufR, with amino-acid sequence MTTTQQASTKQDILRYLLKQGHATAQQLADALEISPQATRRHLKDLEAAQFIHHELIQVGMGRPQHKYFLSRRGKEQFPHRYGEFTVSFLDTLLETVGEEQVGVVLRKQWERKAADYRDRIGSGSLRERLEKLVRLRQEEGYMAELHVLEEAGEETGYILAEHHCAISEVAESFPTVCGHELEMFSAVLLDCTIERTHWLNDGEHRCGYLVRVG; translated from the coding sequence ATGACCACTACTCAGCAAGCCTCCACAAAACAGGATATTCTGCGCTATCTCCTCAAGCAAGGTCACGCGACGGCTCAACAGCTAGCGGATGCGCTGGAGATTAGCCCCCAAGCGACGCGCCGCCATTTGAAGGATTTGGAGGCGGCCCAGTTTATCCACCATGAATTGATTCAGGTGGGGATGGGGCGGCCTCAGCATAAGTATTTTTTGAGTCGTCGCGGGAAGGAACAGTTTCCCCATCGCTACGGGGAGTTTACGGTTTCTTTTCTGGATACGCTGTTGGAGACGGTGGGGGAAGAACAGGTGGGGGTGGTGTTACGGAAGCAGTGGGAACGGAAGGCGGCGGACTATCGCGATCGCATTGGCTCAGGATCTTTACGGGAACGCCTAGAAAAACTGGTCAGATTGCGCCAAGAAGAGGGCTATATGGCAGAGTTGCACGTTCTGGAGGAAGCGGGGGAGGAAACCGGGTATATTCTGGCGGAACATCATTGTGCCATTTCTGAGGTGGCGGAGTCTTTCCCCACTGTCTGCGGCCACGAGTTGGAGATGTTCAGCGCGGTTTTGCTCGATTGTACGATTGAGCGCACCCACTGGCTCAATGATGGTGAACATCGTTGTGGGTATTTGGTTAGGGTGGGTTGA
- a CDS encoding CPBP family intramembrane glutamic endopeptidase — translation MGVTALVLLVVSRVWQYLGNVSLMPIRFNGQSLAVGVGIALGISLLSSLIYRFWEPYRRSANFYLQLVLKPLVWPDLIWLGLLPGLSEELLFRGVMLPAFGGAWLALIISSLLFGILHMSTLQQWPYMIWATVIGCVLGYSAIATQNLLVPIVAHIITNFLSGFLWKFTHSGGMGNRQS, via the coding sequence ATGGGGGTGACAGCCCTTGTCTTGTTGGTCGTCTCTCGGGTTTGGCAATACTTGGGCAATGTGTCCCTAATGCCCATTCGGTTTAATGGGCAGAGTCTCGCCGTGGGGGTGGGGATAGCCCTTGGGATTAGCCTTCTCAGTAGCCTGATTTATCGCTTCTGGGAGCCTTACCGTCGCAGCGCTAACTTTTACCTTCAGTTAGTGCTAAAACCCCTCGTCTGGCCGGATTTAATTTGGTTGGGACTTCTGCCGGGATTAAGTGAAGAGTTACTGTTTCGGGGAGTGATGTTGCCCGCTTTCGGGGGGGCTTGGCTGGCTTTAATTATCTCTAGTCTGCTGTTTGGCATCTTACACATGAGTACACTACAACAGTGGCCCTATATGATTTGGGCCACGGTGATCGGGTGTGTGTTGGGCTATAGTGCGATCGCCACTCAAAACCTACTCGTGCCGATTGTGGCGCATATCATTACTAATTTCCTCTCCGGTTTTTTATGGAAGTTTACCCACTCGGGGGGAATGGGAAATCGGCAATCTTGA
- a CDS encoding HAD family hydrolase: protein MKSQVGLSKFGISAPDILALDFDGVVCDGLREYFQTTCRAYEQLWSVPVIKPLGEYASRFYRLRPVIETGWEMPVLLRALVLGRGDEEILQHWPDVLGEIVAGERLDKQAIAHCVDKVRDRWIEENLEEWLSLHEFYPGVLDKLRHILSQNTPQLYIVTTKEGRFVQRLLSQQGIEIPSTSILGKEVKRPKYETLRQLIHDAPLSRPCLWFVEDRLKALQDVITHGGLENIQLFLADWGYNTAPARTQALQDPIIHLLSLDQFGGDWSGWGQGY from the coding sequence ATGAAAAGTCAAGTGGGTTTATCAAAATTTGGTATTTCGGCCCCTGATATTTTAGCCTTAGATTTTGATGGTGTAGTTTGTGATGGGTTGCGGGAGTATTTTCAAACCACCTGCCGCGCCTATGAGCAGTTGTGGTCTGTTCCTGTAATTAAGCCTTTAGGGGAGTACGCCTCACGGTTTTATCGTCTGCGTCCGGTGATTGAGACGGGCTGGGAGATGCCTGTATTGCTCCGGGCTTTGGTGCTGGGACGGGGGGATGAGGAGATTCTCCAACACTGGCCCGATGTCTTGGGGGAGATCGTCGCGGGGGAACGTTTGGATAAACAGGCGATCGCCCATTGTGTGGATAAAGTGCGCGATCGCTGGATTGAGGAGAATCTAGAGGAATGGCTGAGTCTCCATGAGTTTTACCCCGGTGTGTTGGACAAATTACGCCACATCCTGAGTCAAAACACCCCACAACTTTATATTGTCACCACCAAAGAAGGGCGTTTTGTTCAGCGTCTGCTGAGTCAACAAGGAATCGAGATTCCCAGCACCTCAATTTTGGGTAAAGAAGTAAAGCGCCCCAAATACGAAACCTTGAGGCAACTTATCCATGATGCCCCCCTCTCTAGACCTTGTTTATGGTTTGTGGAAGACCGTCTCAAAGCCTTACAAGATGTTATCACCCACGGAGGGCTAGAGAATATCCAATTATTCCTAGCCGATTGGGGTTATAATACCGCCCCCGCCCGCACCCAAGCCCTCCAAGATCCGATCATTCATTTACTCTCTTTAGACCAGTTTGGAGGAGATTGGTCAGGATGGGGCCAGGGGTATTAA
- the sufC gene encoding Fe-S cluster assembly ATPase SufC, which translates to MIQENSPVILSVKNLTASVDGTPILKGVNFEVKAGEIHAIMGRNGSGKSTFSKVLAGHPDYEVTGGEIIFQGENILNLEAEERALRGIFLAFQYPLEIPGVSNLDFLRVAYNARRKYLGLEEIDMFDFEDLIEEKLDVVKMDASFLSRSLNEGFSGGEKKRNEILQMALLEHKLAILDETDSGLDIDALKIVANGVNQLATPENATVMITHYQRLLNYVEPDYVHVMHGGQIVTSGGKELALELESRGYDFLDEEAAVAGVGG; encoded by the coding sequence ATGATTCAAGAAAATAGCCCAGTTATTTTATCGGTCAAAAACTTGACGGCAAGTGTAGACGGAACTCCGATCTTAAAAGGGGTTAATTTTGAAGTGAAAGCCGGGGAAATTCACGCCATTATGGGGCGCAATGGTTCAGGGAAAAGTACCTTTTCTAAGGTTTTAGCGGGACACCCTGACTATGAAGTAACCGGGGGAGAAATTATTTTTCAAGGGGAGAATATTCTAAACCTTGAAGCGGAAGAAAGAGCCTTACGGGGGATATTTTTAGCCTTCCAATATCCCTTAGAAATTCCGGGAGTGAGTAACTTAGATTTCCTGCGGGTGGCTTATAATGCCCGGCGGAAATATTTGGGACTCGAAGAGATAGATATGTTTGACTTTGAGGATTTGATTGAGGAAAAACTGGATGTGGTAAAAATGGATGCCAGTTTTTTGAGTCGGAGTCTCAATGAGGGCTTTTCTGGGGGAGAGAAAAAACGCAACGAAATCCTGCAAATGGCCTTGCTGGAGCATAAACTGGCCATTTTAGATGAGACAGATTCCGGGTTAGATATTGACGCGCTGAAGATTGTAGCAAACGGTGTGAATCAACTGGCTACCCCAGAGAATGCTACAGTTATGATTACGCACTATCAACGGCTGTTGAACTACGTCGAACCGGATTATGTTCATGTAATGCACGGGGGGCAAATTGTCACCAGTGGCGGTAAGGAGTTAGCGTTAGAGCTAGAGTCTCGGGGGTATGACTTCTTAGACGAAGAGGCAGCAGTTGCGGGGGTAGGCGGCTAA
- a CDS encoding class I SAM-dependent methyltransferase: MSNDFLEKERQFHDQWASTIDVDGIRVRDYFEACTAPENRFILHHLGEVQGKKLLDLGCGAGENSVYFAKKGAHCVAADYSPGMVEVALHLAAKNHVSIEGSVANAMELPFPDESFDIVYAANLLHHIPNPKIVLGEMHRVLKPGGKACFWDPLKHNPVINVYRRMATEVRTEDETPLDIQIVQTVRSRFTHVQYDAFWLASLWIFLQFYLIEKVNPNQERYWKKIILEQQRLKPLYTRLERLDRVLKKLPFLKRMCWNLAVVATK, encoded by the coding sequence ATGTCCAACGATTTTTTAGAGAAAGAACGACAATTTCACGATCAATGGGCTTCGACCATTGATGTGGACGGAATCCGAGTCCGGGACTACTTTGAAGCCTGTACAGCCCCAGAAAATCGCTTTATATTGCATCATTTGGGGGAGGTGCAGGGTAAAAAATTACTTGATCTCGGGTGTGGTGCTGGGGAGAACAGCGTCTATTTTGCTAAAAAAGGGGCGCATTGTGTCGCGGCGGACTATTCCCCCGGTATGGTAGAAGTGGCGCTGCACCTCGCGGCCAAAAACCACGTTTCCATAGAGGGATCTGTTGCAAATGCGATGGAACTCCCCTTTCCTGACGAGAGTTTTGATATTGTTTACGCGGCCAATTTATTGCACCATATCCCCAATCCAAAAATCGTTTTAGGGGAAATGCACCGCGTCTTAAAACCGGGGGGGAAAGCTTGTTTTTGGGATCCCCTAAAGCATAATCCGGTGATTAATGTGTACCGCCGCATGGCCACAGAAGTCCGCACGGAGGATGAAACGCCCTTAGATATCCAGATTGTGCAAACGGTGCGATCGCGCTTTACTCACGTTCAATATGATGCTTTTTGGTTAGCCAGTCTCTGGATTTTTCTACAATTTTATCTGATTGAAAAGGTCAACCCCAATCAGGAACGATACTGGAAAAAGATTATTTTAGAACAACAACGACTTAAGCCCCTTTACACTCGCTTAGAACGACTCGATCGAGTTTTGAAGAAATTGCCTTTCTTGAAACGAATGTGCTGGAATCTAGCCGTAGTTGCGACTAAATAG